AGGCATTTACACTCAATGAGATGTTCTGAATGTCTAGAAATTAATTGTGGATCAACCTTCATGTGTCTTCagtgtggagtgtgtggtTGCTGGAACAAAAGCCATTTCGCACTTCACAGCAAAAAGGCGGGACATATTTTTGGAGTGAACTCTAGCAACGGCCTTCTGTTCTGCTTCAAATGTGGCGATTATGTGGGCGGCAACGAAACGCTGATCAATTCTACGCTCGTGAAGTACTGGGACGACATCTCCGTGAAAAGTAGTTTGCCTGTTGCAAAAGGCAGAGACGGTTTGTGCGGCCTAGTGAATATGGGGTCAACCTGTTTCATGAGCAGCATTATTCAGACGCTAGTTCACAACCCGTACGTCCTTAAACAGTGTATGAACCAGAATCATTATTCTCGTTGTGACATCCAAGACAGCTCATCGTGCTTTTCCTGCGCTTTGGATCAAATCGTGATGAACTTTTATGGCCCAACCTCCGATGCAACGTTTACTTCGCAACAACGCGGTTTCGTAGATTTGCTCCTTTGCTCCTGGAAGACGAACAAGAATTTGGCAGGTTACTCGCAGCAGGACGCTCACGAGTTTTTGCAGTTCTTTCTAAATCAACTACACGCAGACCATGTCAGGGTCGCACAGACCAACGTAAAAGCGGAAAACTGTAACTGCATTCTACACActgcttttcaaggttcTCTCAGGAGCTCAATTCTTTGCACAGACTGCCAGGATGGCAGTAACATTACTTTTGACCCAATGATGGATCTGTCACTCGATATAAAAAACAAATCAACACTGGTGGAGTGTCTTCAGAGCTTTCACAAGGGGGAAAGACTCACGGACTTTAATCATCATTGTTCCAGTTGCGGATCCGTGCAAAATCCAATAAAGCAAATGACTATCGCAAAGCTTCCTCCTGTGTTAGTTTTGCAGCTAAAAAGGTTTGAGCATCTTATGAATGGCAATAACGTGAAACTTAATGGAGAAATAACATATCCTGCATACCTCAACATGGCCCCCTTTTGTCATCATAGCGAAGCTCGCTCGGTGCCAGATATGGTGTACGAATTGGTAGCTGTGATCTCGCAGGAGGGCTCTGTGAACCAAGGTCATTACACGTGCATGTGTAAGGTACCAGGTGGTCAGTGGTTCCGATTCAACGATACAATGATCGTTAGCATtacagaagaagacgtCCTTCGGCAACAAGCATATTTACTTTTCTACGTCATCCGCCAAATCGGCTAGTTCCAAGTTCCAGCATCTGCATTTCATCTCATATATTGAGCTCTATCATAATGTAACTCTTAGGGCTGCTAGCAAGTTCAGCAATtaatcaaaaaaatcatcatCGTCGCTGTCTCTGCCGACTCCAAGGTTAAATTTCCCCGTGATACCGGACTTTATTCCTTTCCTTGTGTAGCGATTAGCCCTTTCCTCTCTAgcttcgtcatcatcaGCATTAATTGCCAGCCTCTCATCTTTCTCGTCGACTGCTCCTACCTTGACCATAAGGTTCTCGAGGTCGGTTATGCTGGTGTCATTGCCcccaagttcaagcagcGTAACCAGGTTCTTGAGCACTTGACCGCGGTAGTACACAATCAACGTCGGGCAGTTGTTTTCGGGGTAGTTTTCTATAGCTCTATTAGCAGGAATATCAACGAACTTGATCTGCGGGAACTTTCTAGCTGCCTGATCGAAAAGGCTTGAGAGTATTCTACTCTGCATTTTGCTTTCGAGAGACATATGCACAAACACGTAAACGCCGTcatcctccttctctttggAACCCAAACTACACTCCGTAATCTCTTTGTTGTACTCTGGTTTATTAATGTGAAATACCTGGCCAAATTTAGATTTCTCCTGCAACTTTTGGATCTCCGccattctttttcttctgtagATATCTAAGaattcttcatcctcttcatcttctagCTCCTCCAAATCGGAAAAGTCTAGCCCTTCCAGGCGGTTTTCGTGCTGTTTCGCAAGCGCCTCTTCCAGGGCTTCTTCGAGCTGAGCGGTAGGAGAAGGCGGTCTTTGAGGAATTACACCATGTTGCCTCAAAATATCATTCCACTCCGTATCTTCTGTCTCGTCCACATCAACCTTTACTAGCGGCTCGTTTTGCATTTTGATCTGCCGTTGGACCACCAACACCTATTAGACGAATAACGAGAAACTTTGGCGAACATCACTACCGTAGTAATTGTCGCGTATAAAGTGATGTCAATTGAGACCGTCACGACATTGCCTATTGGCCTTGTGGGAATCATCCTCTTTTCCGAGCAAGCAGAGAATTTAGCATATCTGTTTTGGGCGTTTTCTGCCTTACAGCTTTGGGTTGGTTTTTCCGGCTTTGTGTATTTTTCCTCGAAGTGCGCTTTTTATCTGATGAACCCTCTACGACTTCAGTTTCGCGTCTCGATACGTTGCTGGGATGCTCCTGGTGATCTTCGTGTGTATCGTCTATCTCCATGGGGGAAAACCCTGGGTCACTTCCCTCAGAGTTTACGATTTCGGCGCTAACCGGGTGCTGCTCGCGAGCTCTTGTTTTGTGGTTGGTGGAACGAGGCGCTCTTGTGACTTTTGATGTTATAGGGAAACGCGATGAAGTTGCTTCAATATCAAAGTCTGAATCAGAGTCGACTGATTGATTCGATGCATTGGACGCAGCCGCCAACTCGTAATTGTCAAAAGGCCGCCTGTGTGAAGCGAGAGAGTTTGCCGACCTAACTTCTTTCACAAGCTTTTTTAAATCTTGAATGTCTTCGATGTTCACAAGTTGCTGAtttgagatcaaaattttgacttCGTTGTCAATTTCACGATCAATGTAGTCTTTGAGAGCAGTTTTCTCATCTTTCTCGACAAACCTGCCTATAGCCTCGTTCATCCCGAGTTCTGGTAGCAAAGAAAGATTCATGGATTTCAATAGACCTTTGACCATAGTCTGCACACCAAGATTGCTGTCTCTCTCCTTGGCTAAAGCCTCCACATCCATTTGTTCTTTTAGCTTCTTAGATCCCGATCTTTTCTTATAAAGTTGAATGACATTGTTCGTGTTAGCTACTTGGCCGACGAAACGATTGCTGAATCTCCGAGGATTTTCTACCTGAAAGTCCAAATCCGCTTCATTCCTTCCACTATAATCTACTCTCAAGCGAACAAGAGGTAAATCAGAAGACGGTATAATTTCTTGCGCTCCATCGGCCGTACGTTTCCTCGCAGACTTTTGCTCAAGTCCTTCTGTAATCATAGCtttgacttcttgttgcaAATAACTGGTAATTGAGTCTTTATCATGGGGCTTTAAACCAGGTACAtccttcaaagaaacatcTCGCATTATGAAAGGTCTGACAGTTTTTAAAGGGATACTGGTGAGATTAGGGTGCTTTCCAGCCCGAACTTCGAGTATAAATACctgtttctcttttgattcAGCATCGCACAATGAGGTTGCGACCGAAGAACCTGGCTGCAGCACATCGAACCCTTTTGTTGGATTGCGCACAAGGTGGGGTATGCATTCGTGCTCATGACCCCACacaacaagatcaagaaagTCTGGAAGAAATTGCTCCGGAAGAAATGCAGTGTTTGTGTGCCCCGtatgattttgatgaacACACATAAGGTTAAACCATTCGCCATCGCGGATGGCGGGAACATTGAACTTGACTTTGCCCTCCTTGAAAGTGCGGAAAAGTCGCTCATCTCTCACAGAGGCCAGCCCATAAAGGGCGAGTTTGGTGTCtcctttttgaaacaaGAGCGGCGTAACTTCGATATTATCGCTTTCCATCACTTTACCGAAGTGGTTTACCAGGCCGCTAATTTGCAAGATGTCGATTGGGCTCAGTAATGTGTCACCTGAGGCATCGTCGTGATTTCCCGATATGCTGAACACCGGTATTGATATATTCAGGTTAGGGTCTTCGTAGTTTACGTCTGAAAACTCACCAAACTTGAACACGAGCGACGGGTCACTCAGTAGCTCGAGTTCGCATGGCTTGTCACCCATGCAGTTTAGACGTAGACTTTTCATGACTTGATAAAgtgcttttttggaaggtTTGTTGACATGAAACAGGTCTCCTCCTTGAAGAACCATGTCAACATTGTAATCCTTGGCGATAGTCAATACCTCGTTAAATGTCTTCCAGGAATCATCCCCAGCTATGGGGTCATTCTCATTATATCCAACATGGTTATCAGAAGTTATCAGGACACGAATAGTGTCGGGATCCGGGTATTCTTGCATCCACCAGTTTTCGGTCTCATGATGTCATGCTTATTATTGTTTGATCAACAAATGTGATTCTTATATTTATTAGAACGACAAGAATAAAGTTGGAAAATAGAAACCTGTGGGTTGAACTCATTGCAGGCAAGATGACAAAGGACGCCTCCTATTATACAGCTAATGAAGATCCTGGTGTTTTAAGGATTTTTGTTATAAGACATGGCCAAACAGCTGagaattcaaagaagatTTTACAGGGACACTTGGACACCGATTTGAATGAAACTGGAATCGAGCAGGCACACAAACTGGGCTCATACCTTGCCAACGATAAAAAGATAAAGTTTGACAAGATATACACCAGCGATTTGAAGAGATGCCAGCAAACCCTCGCACAAATACTAGACAGCTACCCAAAGCAGGATACACCAGAAGTTGTCAAAGATAGTGGGCTGCGCGAGCGGTCCATGGGTGAAATCCAAGGCATGCACTTGGACCAAGCCGAGGAGTACGCCGCGAAGCACGGAAAAGGTTCCTTCCGCGATTTTGGAGAGAAGCCTGACGCCTTCGGAAAAAGGCTGACGACCGCGGTAAATAATATCGTGGAAGACTGTCGCGATCTGAAGAACATAGCAATGGTAAGTCATGGAGGTTCTATCCGCCAGCTTCTCATGTGGCTTGACTATCAAGAGCACGACATTCGTAGGAtcgttgttttcaacactTCTGTGACCGTTATAGACTACGTGAAAGACGCCAAACGCTATGATGTTAAAAAGGTTGGAATGACTCAGCACTTGGGTAGTGGTGAGTTTGTTGTATCCGATCTTCGGCTGCGTTAGGCCGGGTTTGTTTGTGAAAACCGGTCATTTAGCTTTCTCCTTTCAGCATAGAATCAATATACATTCTAAGTATGTTCTAAACAAAGTGTTATTGTGCAGCTAGCTAGAGCCCACAGAATATAACCAAGGCAGAAGGACTCTTGAGGTACACCTTTCTTTTGCTGTTtagcttttccagctgaTTTTTTTACGAATTAAATAAAACTATGCGCTATTCTTATCTTGGACACCCTAATCGTAGCCAACCAAAGATGTGGAAAGCGATAGTTGATGCGTTTAACGGTAACGAAGGAGTGCAATCAGGTGGCAAGAAACAAACCTACGACTTTACAGCTGTTAACAACATAGTTCAAGACCCTCAGAGTTCCAAGATTTTGGTTGATGTCAGAGAGCCCGAAGAGTTTGAGGGAGGCCACATCGAGAAGGCAGTGAACATGCCATTCAGAAGCCACCCGCTAGCTCTCCATGAACCAGCTGCcgaatttgaaaagaactACGGCTTCAAGAAACCCTCAAAGGACGCGGAACTAGTTTTTCTCTGCGCTTCAGGATTTAGAGCTGGCAACGCTAGGGAAGAAGCTACCAAAAGCGGGTACCAAAACGCTAACGTTTACCCTGGTTCTATGAAGGATTGGATATCTAAGGGAGGTAAGACGATTTGAGGGTTTAACACAAAGGTTTGTTCACGTAGCTGTTCCAAAGTTGAAAGTGACTTTCGAAGATCTTCAGTCTTGGGAGGCGAGAATGTTCGTGAAGCCTGTATAATTCATGTATTGCGTTTGTCCTTTATGTCGAAGTAAAATTATAGTAATATAACTCTACATTGTGAAAACAGAAACCGAaacatcttgaaaaaggggGACAAAGAACTTCGATAATGTTGAGAGCATTACTGGTGGCTCCGAGATGTGCAGTAGGCTCAAGGTGTATGAGCACGAGTGCTTCAAAGGTTTATAAGTTTGAAGACATCAGATCCCTGGTGCAGAAACCTAACCCccagaaaattttggtcGACGTCAGAGAGCCCAGCGAACTTCAACAGTACAAGTTACCAACGGCTATCAACATACCATTGAAGTCTGCTCCGGGAGCCTTGGGTCTATCTCCAGATGAGTTCCAAGatgtctttgattttgagaagcctAAAACTGACAAGGAGCTAATATTTTTCTGTGCGGCAGGTGTGAGGGCTAAGGCGGCAGAGGAGCTCGCGAAGTCTTATGGCTACGAGAACACAGGTGTCTACCCAGGGTCCATCCATGAGTGGCTGGAGAGGGGCGGTGACAAGTTGTAATCTTGGTGTTAGTTAGCCTTTTTGGTCTGTCGCCGAGAAACTGTATATAGAGTAAAAATGCTACCGCTAGCCTTATTGTGAGTACGATCGTGTATCCTGTCTCGAATTTACCTATTGTGGAATGAGAATTGTTTAAACTCCTTACCCagtctcttctttctctttctgtCCATAACTTTCTCCCTTTGCTTGGCCTTCATATGGTCAAACTTGTACTTCTGGATAACTTTACGCTTTTCGCTTTCCTTGAGATGGTATTTGGTCTTGTTTCCCTTGTTAATTTCAGTTTCGTAgtccttcaaaatcttgcGATCCAGGTCACGGTTCTTAAGGGTTTGTAGCTTTGATCTCATACTCGTTAGCTTTTCTTGCATTTCATCTCTCTCTCTTTCACtgattttgttgacaaATTTACGATCGCTCAACAGCCTACTGAGCTCACTTATTTCCTTTTGTCTATATTCGTCAAGGAATTGGTACCGCTTTCTGATGCTTTCGTAGTCTTCAGCCTTACCTAATGATTTGTCGAAACGAATGTCCTGGTACAAATTCTCGTTCATACTTTTGGGCGTCTCCAGCCCTGGTATCTTCCTTATTCTGGagaccttcttctttgaagattgttCTGAAGGGGCATGGCTCTTTTTTCTGTTCTTACCGTGGTCGGCTTTCGAGTTCTTGTTACCGCGAAccacttcttcttcttcgaataGTCCTTCATTCTCAGAGGAGCTATCTGAATTTTCGCCGAAAGATTCTTCAGTGTAAGACTTCGCTTTAAATGAATCGGCTAGCTCAAGTTCCTTCTCCTTACTGCGTTTCgcatttttcaaggccgGCTTTGATTCGTTCTGAGATCCGGCTTTCTCCTTGCGgctctcttcctcaagctGGCGCTCTGCTCTTCTTAGTGCATCAAAAGATAAAGAGGACAACTCGTCATCACTGGCACTTTCATCCTCATCGGCGTATCTCTTCGACAGTGTTTTGAGgatttcatcatcttctaaTTCTTCGTCTGATTCATAACCAGGtttcaggtttttgaagtagtATGACATGGCCAACTGATGTCGTTCTTGTCAGCTCATCACTTTCATCTcatttcatcaagctcatctcaaaaattgtCAATACTTTTTCCCCATACTCTCAGATAATCATTATATACAAGAAGGGAAATGGCGGGCTTTGAACAACTCTAAGGGATCGCATGCGAAAGCAGAGTAGCTTGAACTGAGGCCTTCTTGAGTTTGAGTCTTCTTGGGGTTTTGAGGCCTCTTGAGTTTCTAACGGCGAAATTTTATCGTCTTGTAGAGGTTATATAGCTTTCTATGTACATGAAGTGCATCACggcaaaaagaagtacgGTCACTGGGATTCTATACTTTCTTTTAAGCTTAGCTTTCTGGA
This is a stretch of genomic DNA from Lachancea thermotolerans CBS 6340 chromosome D complete sequence. It encodes these proteins:
- a CDS encoding KLTH0D12848p (similar to uniprot|Q12305 Saccharomyces cerevisiae YOR285W); protein product: MRYSYLGHPNRSQPKMWKAIVDAFNGNEGVQSGGKKQTYDFTAVNNIVQDPQSSKILVDVREPEEFEGGHIEKAVNMPFRSHPLALHEPAAEFEKNYGFKKPSKDAELVFLCASGFRAGNAREEATKSGYQNANVYPGSMKDWISKGGKTI
- the RRP36 gene encoding rRNA-processing protein RRP36 (weakly similar to uniprot|Q12481 Saccharomyces cerevisiae YOR287C Protein required for cell viability), which gives rise to MSYYFKNLKPGYESDEELEDDEILKTLSKRYADEDESASDDELSSLSFDALRRAERQLEEESRKEKAGSQNESKPALKNAKRSKEKELELADSFKAKSYTEESFGENSDSSSENEGLFEEEEVVRGNKNSKADHGKNRKKSHAPSEQSSKKKVSRIRKIPGLETPKSMNENLYQDIRFDKSLGKAEDYESIRKRYQFLDEYRQKEISELSRLLSDRKFVNKISERERDEMQEKLTSMRSKLQTLKNRDLDRKILKDYETEINKGNKTKYHLKESEKRKVIQKYKFDHMKAKQREKVMDRKRKKRLGKEFKQFSFHNR
- a CDS encoding phosphoglycerate mutase (similar to uniprot|Q12040 Saccharomyces cerevisiae YOR283W), whose product is MTKDASYYTANEDPGVLRIFVIRHGQTAENSKKILQGHLDTDLNETGIEQAHKLGSYLANDKKIKFDKIYTSDLKRCQQTLAQILDSYPKQDTPEVVKDSGLRERSMGEIQGMHLDQAEEYAAKHGKGSFRDFGEKPDAFGKRLTTAVNNIVEDCRDLKNIAMVSHGGSIRQLLMWLDYQEHDIRRIVVFNTSVTVIDYVKDAKRYDVKKVGMTQHLGSGEFVVSDLRLR
- the PLP2 gene encoding Plp2p (similar to uniprot|Q12017 Saccharomyces cerevisiae YOR281C), whose amino-acid sequence is MQNEPLVKVDVDETEDTEWNDILRQHGVIPQRPPSPTAQLEEALEEALAKQHENRLEGLDFSDLEELEDEEDEEFLDIYRRKRMAEIQKLQEKSKFGQVFHINKPEYNKEITECSLGSKEKEDDGVYVFVHMSLESKMQSRILSSLFDQAARKFPQIKFVDIPANRAIENYPENNCPTLIVYYRGQVLKNLVTLLELGGNDTSITDLENLMVKVGAVDEKDERLAINADDDEAREERANRYTRKGIKSGITGKFNLGVGRDSDDDDFFD
- the UBP8 gene encoding ubiquitin-specific protease UBP8 (similar to uniprot|P50102 Saccharomyces cerevisiae YMR223W UBP8 Ubiquitin-specific protease that is a component of the SAGA (Spt-Ada-Gcn5- Acetyltransferase) acetylation complex required for SAGA- mediated deubiquitination of histone H2B) — its product is MSCQHLDQIFRNEKTRDGVLRAYNMIRYIIEHSSFQNRHLHSMRCSECLEINCGSTFMCLQCGVCGCWNKSHFALHSKKAGHIFGVNSSNGLLFCFKCGDYVGGNETLINSTLVKYWDDISVKSSLPVAKGRDGLCGLVNMGSTCFMSSIIQTLVHNPYVLKQCMNQNHYSRCDIQDSSSCFSCALDQIVMNFYGPTSDATFTSQQRGFVDLLLCSWKTNKNLAGYSQQDAHEFLQFFLNQLHADHVRVAQTNVKAENCNCILHTAFQGSLRSSILCTDCQDGSNITFDPMMDLSLDIKNKSTLVECLQSFHKGERLTDFNHHCSSCGSVQNPIKQMTIAKLPPVLVLQLKRFEHLMNGNNVKLNGEITYPAYLNMAPFCHHSEARSVPDMVYELVAVISQEGSVNQGHYTCMCKVPGGQWFRFNDTMIVSITEEDVLRQQAYLLFYVIRQIG
- a CDS encoding rhodanese-like domain-containing protein (similar to uniprot|Q12305 Saccharomyces cerevisiae YOR285W Hypothetical ORF); amino-acid sequence: MLRALLVAPRCAVGSRCMSTSASKVYKFEDIRSLVQKPNPQKILVDVREPSELQQYKLPTAINIPLKSAPGALGLSPDEFQDVFDFEKPKTDKELIFFCAAGVRAKAAEELAKSYGYENTGVYPGSIHEWLERGGDKL
- the MRE11 gene encoding MRX complex nuclease subunit (similar to uniprot|P32829 Saccharomyces cerevisiae YMR224C MRE11 Subunit of a complex with Rad50p and Xrs2p (RMX complex) that functions in repair of DNA double-strand breaks and in telomere stability exhibits nuclease activity that appears to be required for RMX function widely conserved) is translated as MQEYPDPDTIRVLITSDNHVGYNENDPIAGDDSWKTFNEVLTIAKDYNVDMVLQGGDLFHVNKPSKKALYQVMKSLRLNCMGDKPCELELLSDPSLVFKFGEFSDVNYEDPNLNISIPVFSISGNHDDASGDTLLSPIDILQISGLVNHFGKVMESDNIEVTPLLFQKGDTKLALYGLASVRDERLFRTFKEGKVKFNVPAIRDGEWFNLMCVHQNHTGHTNTAFLPEQFLPDFLDLVVWGHEHECIPHLVRNPTKGFDVLQPGSSVATSLCDAESKEKQVFILEVRAGKHPNLTSIPLKTVRPFIMRDVSLKDVPGLKPHDKDSITSYLQQEVKAMITEGLEQKSARKRTADGAQEIIPSSDLPLVRLRVDYSGRNEADLDFQVENPRRFSNRFVGQVANTNNVIQLYKKRSGSKKLKEQMDVEALAKERDSNLGVQTMVKGLLKSMNLSLLPELGMNEAIGRFVEKDEKTALKDYIDREIDNEVKILISNQQLVNIEDIQDLKKLVKEVRSANSLASHRRPFDNYELAAASNASNQSVDSDSDFDIEATSSRFPITSKVTRAPRSTNHKTRAREQHPVSAEIVNSEGSDPGFSPMEIDDTHEDHQEHPSNVSRRETEVVEGSSDKKRTSRKNTQSRKNQPKAVRQKTPKTDMLNSLLARKRG